In the Pseudoalteromonas ulvae UL12 genome, one interval contains:
- the mrcB gene encoding penicillin-binding protein 1B: MTAKETPPETKPATKRPRSTAKKSTTKAKKPSGKNTNNTRKKKQTASGTRNIKARIVQSLWSICWKGGLTLSLVICLYVIYLDSKITRQFEGNKWQLPAQVYARAMQFYPGQYLSIQEVVWELNRLNYSQVNQLSSTGQYVVSDNQVRIYRRAFEFFDGPEAQRVFELAFSAKKLHSIKDEKQRDLAYARLEPVQIARLSNATGQDREFVPLERIPNMLKDALLVVEDQDFYHHHGVSPWSILRALYSNILAGRTVQGGSTLTQQLAKNFYLSRERSYTRKFNEALIALILDYRYSKDQILEAYLNEVYLGQAYNQGVHGIELASDFYFAKPANELEYHQIALLVGIIKGPSFYNPRRYPERAMARRDLVLRLMAENQLISPREFQLALNRPLGIEDMGKSAKVAHPGFLDLVSRELNELLESKDTLDAGVRVFTYFDLQKQTAMEEAVSKGLPILERHKKADQLQAAMVSVNIQSGGVSALVGGRDTQLSGFNRVLDSQRNIGSLVKPAVYLTGLSSTEYHLGTLLEDVPISMVDDQGNRWKPENFDHQFRGALPLYQAFSQSINLPAVRLGLDVGIDNVAQTIEQLGIEGAINPYPSLLLGALELSSFEVAQMYTTIAQDGRYQKLTSIAAITDAVGAVIYQHRPRKERRFKEDAVYLTKYAMKKVTYEGTAKKLKQYFPTIQFAGKTGTSNDLRDSWYAGFDHNTVTVSWLGRDDNKSTGLTGGQGALELYIRYLKQLNPESIADTRPEDIKWAFVSEQTGRQAPPGCGTVIKLPVRASEFQQRPVCN, encoded by the coding sequence ATGACTGCCAAAGAGACGCCACCTGAAACAAAACCTGCAACGAAACGCCCCCGTTCGACAGCTAAAAAAAGCACCACAAAAGCAAAGAAACCATCAGGTAAAAATACAAACAACACTCGCAAAAAAAAGCAAACAGCTTCTGGAACTCGTAATATTAAAGCGCGTATTGTACAAAGCCTGTGGTCTATTTGCTGGAAAGGCGGGTTAACACTTAGCTTAGTCATTTGTCTTTATGTTATTTATTTGGATTCAAAAATTACTCGTCAATTTGAAGGGAATAAATGGCAATTACCAGCGCAAGTATATGCGCGAGCGATGCAATTTTATCCGGGGCAATACTTATCTATTCAAGAAGTCGTATGGGAACTTAACCGGCTAAATTACTCTCAGGTCAATCAGCTTTCTTCTACTGGGCAATATGTTGTTTCAGATAACCAAGTACGGATTTACCGCCGCGCATTTGAGTTTTTTGATGGCCCAGAAGCGCAACGGGTCTTTGAGTTAGCATTTAGCGCTAAAAAACTGCACAGTATTAAAGATGAAAAACAGCGTGATTTAGCTTATGCACGCCTTGAGCCGGTGCAAATTGCCCGTTTAAGTAATGCGACTGGTCAAGACCGCGAATTTGTCCCACTCGAGCGTATTCCAAATATGCTCAAAGATGCGTTGTTAGTGGTCGAAGATCAGGATTTTTATCATCATCATGGCGTGTCACCTTGGTCAATTTTAAGGGCACTGTATTCAAATATTTTAGCAGGGCGAACAGTTCAAGGTGGTAGCACGCTGACTCAGCAGCTAGCGAAGAACTTTTATTTGAGCCGAGAACGCTCCTACACACGTAAATTTAATGAAGCCTTAATTGCCTTAATTTTGGATTATCGTTATAGCAAAGACCAAATATTGGAAGCGTATTTGAATGAAGTATATCTTGGCCAAGCATATAACCAAGGAGTGCATGGGATTGAGCTAGCCAGTGACTTTTACTTTGCTAAGCCCGCTAATGAATTGGAATATCATCAAATCGCCTTACTTGTCGGAATTATTAAAGGGCCGTCTTTTTACAACCCTCGTCGTTACCCTGAGCGAGCGATGGCACGCCGCGACTTAGTGTTGAGACTGATGGCTGAAAATCAGTTGATCAGTCCAAGAGAGTTCCAACTTGCTCTGAATCGTCCATTAGGCATTGAAGACATGGGTAAAAGTGCCAAAGTTGCCCACCCTGGTTTTTTAGACTTAGTGAGCCGTGAGTTAAATGAGTTATTGGAATCTAAAGATACACTCGATGCAGGTGTGCGAGTATTCACATACTTTGATTTGCAAAAACAAACCGCAATGGAAGAAGCTGTTTCAAAAGGGTTGCCTATCCTTGAGCGCCATAAAAAAGCCGATCAGCTTCAAGCAGCTATGGTGTCGGTGAATATTCAATCGGGTGGTGTCAGTGCGTTAGTGGGAGGGCGAGATACACAGTTATCTGGCTTTAATCGTGTGTTAGATTCACAGCGTAATATTGGCTCATTAGTGAAACCTGCGGTTTATTTAACTGGGTTGTCATCAACAGAGTATCACTTAGGGACTTTATTAGAGGATGTGCCGATTTCGATGGTGGATGATCAAGGTAATCGTTGGAAACCAGAAAACTTTGATCATCAGTTCCGTGGGGCATTGCCTCTGTATCAAGCTTTTAGCCAAAGTATAAACTTACCTGCGGTGCGACTTGGTTTAGATGTGGGAATTGACAATGTTGCTCAAACTATTGAGCAGCTGGGGATCGAGGGGGCGATTAATCCGTATCCGTCTTTATTGCTTGGCGCACTTGAGCTATCGAGTTTTGAGGTCGCACAAATGTACACCACCATAGCGCAAGATGGCCGTTATCAAAAGCTTACATCCATTGCTGCGATTACGGATGCTGTTGGCGCAGTGATTTATCAACACCGACCGCGCAAAGAGCGACGCTTTAAAGAAGATGCCGTTTACTTAACAAAATATGCGATGAAAAAAGTCACTTATGAAGGGACGGCTAAAAAACTCAAACAGTATTTTCCTACGATTCAATTTGCAGGTAAAACAGGAACCAGCAACGACTTACGCGACAGCTGGTATGCGGGCTTTGATCACAATACGGTCACAGTGTCGTGGTTAGGCCGTGATGACAATAAATCGACGGGGTTAACTGGCGGCCAAGGGGCGCTTGAATTGTATATTCGGTATTTAAAACAACTCAATCCTGAATCTATTGCGGATACGCGGCCAGAAGATATTAAATGGGCATTTGTGTCTGAGCAGACTGGACGCCAAGCGCCTCCAGGATGTGGGACTGTGATTAAACTCCCGGTGCGCGCTTCTGAATTTCAGCAGCGACCTGTATGTAATTAA
- a CDS encoding acyl-CoA thioesterase: MDNFRQTHPVHSEIKVAWGEMDALQHVNNVAYFRYFETARLDFFNQFNLLDELEKTAIGPVISENNARYKRPVTYPDTLLVGVSVSDIKADRFMLHYTVMSQAQQAVTTVGSSQVVMFNFKTGKKAPLSNELLAILHRYTSETQECRNEV, translated from the coding sequence ATGGATAACTTCCGACAAACACACCCTGTTCACAGTGAAATAAAAGTCGCATGGGGTGAAATGGATGCCCTTCAGCACGTCAATAATGTCGCTTACTTTCGCTATTTTGAAACTGCTCGCCTTGATTTTTTCAACCAATTTAATTTGCTTGATGAGTTAGAAAAAACAGCGATAGGCCCTGTGATCAGCGAAAATAACGCTCGCTATAAACGCCCCGTGACTTACCCTGACACCCTGCTGGTTGGTGTCAGCGTTTCTGATATTAAAGCCGACCGCTTTATGTTGCATTACACTGTAATGAGCCAAGCACAACAAGCCGTGACTACGGTTGGTTCATCACAAGTGGTGATGTTTAACTTCAAAACAGGGAAAAAAGCACCACTGTCGAATGAGTTGCTCGCTATCCTTCATCGCTATACCAGTGAAACACAGGAGTGCCGCAATGAAGTTTAA
- a CDS encoding ABC transporter substrate-binding protein has product MARTVFIFLTLILLFSCSDPQKKPIKIAINPWPGYEFLYLAQHLDLYNKANLQVEIIQVSTLADGQRAYLNGHVDGFASTLVEAVQVEAHGAPPVEIVLLADYSNGGDVILANKTFTSINDLKGATIGCEVNSLGLYFLARALEKYNLSISDVSVKHVEQSQGLDALNSKEIDAFISYPPYSLKVLADPQYQQIFSSAAIPSEILDVVSISKTVLIANPDLKAKLQHVWTLALDYHKQHPDKANQVMAQREGITIEEFEDTLNDLKILDMSEQRAIVKTNRVSELALSVCHTLTQVNSISSDCAHTEHIINMKTF; this is encoded by the coding sequence ATGGCTCGTACGGTTTTTATCTTTCTGACTTTAATACTTTTATTTAGTTGTAGTGACCCACAAAAAAAGCCCATTAAAATTGCAATTAACCCATGGCCTGGATATGAATTCCTCTATCTTGCACAACACCTAGACTTGTATAATAAAGCCAACTTACAAGTCGAAATCATTCAAGTTTCGACCCTAGCCGATGGACAACGAGCATATTTAAATGGTCACGTAGATGGATTTGCCAGCACTTTGGTAGAAGCGGTTCAAGTCGAAGCGCACGGTGCACCGCCTGTAGAAATTGTTTTATTAGCTGATTATTCAAACGGTGGCGATGTCATTTTGGCCAATAAGACTTTTACTTCCATTAATGATTTAAAAGGAGCCACTATTGGCTGCGAAGTGAATTCTTTAGGTTTATATTTTTTAGCCCGAGCACTCGAAAAATACAACCTCAGTATTTCTGATGTTTCAGTCAAACATGTCGAACAATCTCAAGGGCTTGATGCATTAAATTCAAAAGAAATTGACGCGTTCATCAGCTACCCCCCCTATTCATTAAAAGTGCTTGCTGACCCTCAATACCAACAAATTTTCAGTTCAGCTGCTATTCCAAGCGAAATACTAGATGTAGTATCAATTTCTAAAACTGTACTCATTGCCAACCCTGACTTAAAAGCTAAGCTGCAACACGTATGGACATTAGCGCTGGACTACCATAAGCAGCATCCTGATAAAGCCAACCAAGTCATGGCACAACGTGAAGGCATCACAATTGAAGAGTTTGAGGATACTCTCAATGATTTAAAAATCCTCGACATGTCAGAGCAACGGGCAATCGTCAAAACCAACCGGGTTTCAGAATTGGCGCTATCAGTTTGTCACACCCTCACTCAAGTAAATTCAATCTCTTCTGATTGCGCTCATACGGAGCACATAATCAACATGAAAACCTTTTAA
- a CDS encoding aspartate carbamoyltransferase — MLNFQGENILSVNQLNRDSIDTIFAVAKKMEPYAKKQKRTKVLEGAILANLFFEPSTRTRVSFGTAFNLLGGLVRETTGMQSSALAKGESLYDTARVISAYADAVAMRHPDAGSVSEFATGSDVPVINGGDGPNEHPTQALLDLLTIEKELARYDRNIDGMHIALVGDLKYGRTVHSLSKLLCHYKNVKFSMVAPDGLQMPDYILDSVTNAGHEIQLVSQMEGNLAADIVYQTRIQEERFPSQEEANKYRGGFRISQAIYEAHCKPSSVLMHPLPRDSRGEANELDNDLNQNDNLAIFRQVQNGVLIRMALFALTLGVDTLVEKHEVDVPWFSRKRDS, encoded by the coding sequence ATGTTGAACTTTCAAGGCGAAAATATTCTTTCGGTAAATCAATTAAATAGAGACAGCATTGACACCATTTTTGCCGTTGCGAAAAAAATGGAGCCGTATGCTAAAAAACAAAAGCGTACCAAAGTGCTCGAAGGCGCGATTTTAGCTAACCTATTCTTTGAACCAAGTACCCGAACTCGCGTCAGTTTTGGCACCGCATTTAACTTACTCGGCGGATTAGTTCGCGAAACAACCGGGATGCAAAGTTCAGCGCTCGCAAAAGGCGAATCACTTTACGATACCGCGCGTGTTATTTCAGCTTATGCTGACGCAGTCGCGATGCGCCACCCTGATGCAGGCTCTGTCTCAGAGTTTGCTACGGGCTCCGATGTTCCAGTTATCAATGGTGGCGATGGCCCCAATGAGCACCCCACTCAAGCACTACTTGATTTATTGACCATTGAAAAAGAACTTGCTCGCTATGACCGCAACATCGATGGCATGCACATCGCACTGGTTGGCGATCTAAAATATGGCCGCACTGTGCATTCTTTATCAAAATTATTGTGCCATTACAAAAACGTAAAGTTTTCTATGGTCGCACCTGATGGCTTACAAATGCCTGATTATATTTTAGACTCGGTCACCAATGCTGGTCACGAAATTCAATTAGTGAGTCAAATGGAAGGTAATTTAGCTGCCGATATCGTCTACCAAACTCGCATTCAAGAAGAACGCTTTCCATCACAAGAAGAAGCAAACAAATACCGCGGTGGCTTTCGTATTAGCCAAGCGATTTACGAAGCACACTGTAAACCGAGTTCTGTGTTAATGCACCCTCTACCTAGAGATAGCCGAGGCGAGGCCAACGAACTTGATAACGATCTTAATCAAAATGATAACCTAGCTATTTTCCGCCAAGTCCAAAATGGCGTGTTAATTCGTATGGCATTATTCGCCTTAACCTTAGGCGTCGACACGCTTGTTGAAAAACATGAAGTCGATGTTCCTTGGTTTAGCCGTAAACGCGATAGCTAA
- the hemL gene encoding glutamate-1-semialdehyde 2,1-aminomutase: MTISQDLFQRALDSIPGGVNSPVRAFNGVGGTPLFITKAQGAYTYDADGNQYIDYVGSWGPMIMGHNHPTIKQAVLNAVENGLSYGAPTETEILMAEKVKALVPSIEKVRMVSSGTEATMSAIRLARGFTGRDKILKFEGCYHGHADSLLVKAGSGALTMGVPNSPGIPADFAQHTLTVSFNSLDEVKAIFAKYANDIACVIVEPVAGNMNCIPPVEGFLEGLRTVCDQYKSVLIFDEVMTGFRVALGGAQQYYNITPDLTCLGKVIGGGMPVGAFGGKKEIMDFIAPVGPVYQAGTLSGNPIAMAAGLAALELLATPDLHDELEAKSQRLCEGFEQAAKEAGIALTTNYAGGMYGFFFTEAEKVTSYQQATECDIERFKRFFHLMLEEGVYLAPSAFEAGFVSTMHGDEEIEQTIAAAKRVFAKL, translated from the coding sequence ATGACTATCAGTCAAGACCTATTTCAACGCGCTCTCGATTCAATTCCTGGTGGAGTAAACTCACCGGTTCGTGCGTTTAATGGTGTCGGTGGTACGCCACTTTTCATCACTAAAGCACAAGGCGCATATACTTATGACGCCGATGGCAATCAATACATTGATTATGTTGGTTCATGGGGCCCGATGATCATGGGTCACAACCATCCAACCATTAAGCAAGCGGTGCTTAATGCTGTTGAAAATGGATTAAGCTACGGTGCGCCCACTGAAACAGAAATTTTGATGGCCGAAAAAGTCAAAGCCTTAGTGCCATCTATCGAAAAAGTACGTATGGTGAGCTCAGGGACTGAAGCTACTATGAGTGCTATTCGCTTAGCCCGTGGCTTTACTGGCCGTGATAAAATATTAAAGTTTGAAGGCTGTTACCATGGCCACGCAGACTCACTGCTGGTAAAAGCAGGCTCAGGAGCCCTTACCATGGGCGTTCCTAATTCACCGGGGATCCCAGCTGATTTTGCTCAGCATACTTTAACGGTTTCATTTAATAGCTTAGATGAAGTTAAAGCCATCTTCGCTAAATATGCCAATGACATTGCCTGTGTGATTGTTGAGCCTGTGGCTGGAAACATGAACTGCATTCCTCCAGTTGAAGGCTTTTTGGAAGGCTTACGCACCGTCTGCGATCAATATAAATCAGTGCTTATTTTCGACGAAGTCATGACTGGTTTTCGTGTTGCACTCGGCGGCGCTCAGCAGTATTACAACATCACGCCCGATCTAACCTGTTTAGGAAAAGTGATTGGCGGCGGCATGCCTGTCGGTGCATTTGGCGGTAAAAAAGAGATTATGGATTTCATCGCCCCTGTGGGTCCTGTTTACCAAGCTGGCACTTTATCGGGCAATCCGATTGCGATGGCTGCCGGTTTAGCAGCATTAGAATTGCTTGCAACTCCAGATTTACACGATGAACTCGAAGCAAAAAGCCAACGTTTATGCGAAGGGTTTGAGCAAGCGGCAAAAGAAGCAGGCATTGCTCTAACCACAAACTACGCAGGTGGCATGTATGGGTTCTTTTTTACTGAAGCAGAAAAGGTAACCAGCTATCAACAAGCTACTGAGTGTGACATTGAGCGTTTCAAGCGCTTCTTCCACTTAATGCTGGAAGAGGGTGTCTATTTAGCGCCATCAGCCTTTGAAGCTGGCTTTGTCAGTACTATGCACGGTGATGAAGAAATCGAGCAAACTATCGCTGCTGCTAAACGCGTTTTCGCAAAGCTTTAA
- a CDS encoding CopD family protein — protein MTTLLIYKSLHIFFMVAWFAGIFYLPRLFVYHAMSSDKPCHDMLKTMERKLLYFVTPFAVLTLVFGVLMIAEYGREWFRHSLWLHYKLVFVIALYLYHAYCFKLLADFKHDRNTRSHKFYRIFNEAPVLILLAIIFLAILKPAL, from the coding sequence ATGACCACGTTATTGATTTATAAAAGTTTACACATTTTTTTTATGGTCGCTTGGTTTGCCGGTATATTCTATTTACCGCGCCTGTTTGTTTACCATGCAATGAGTAGCGATAAACCTTGCCATGACATGCTCAAAACGATGGAAAGAAAACTACTCTATTTTGTCACACCTTTTGCGGTACTGACTCTCGTATTTGGCGTGCTGATGATTGCAGAATATGGCCGTGAATGGTTTCGCCACAGCTTATGGTTGCATTATAAATTAGTGTTCGTCATTGCGTTATATCTCTACCATGCATATTGCTTTAAGTTATTAGCTGACTTTAAACATGATCGTAATACTCGCAGCCATAAGTTTTATCGCATTTTTAACGAAGCGCCGGTGCTTATTTTATTAGCGATCATCTTTTTAGCCATTCTCAAACCAGCACTTTAA
- a CDS encoding aldo/keto reductase, with translation MKFNRLGSSNIPVSEICLGSMTWGLQNTQQDADQQIQYALERQINFIDTAEMYAVPPSPETYGKTEAIIGDWIRRHPSQRQDLIIATKIAGPGLNWVREGSPMTAKSVQSAVEASLKRLQTDYIDLYQLHWPNRTSPHFAKHWPNMIDFSDIDVDEQTTQMLDILHALDQCVKAGKIRYCGLSNETPWGISQYLKLAQQHNLPKMVSIQNEFSLLHNKDWPYLIEQCVHEDIAYLPWSALAGGALTGKYLKGARPEGSRWTLVQRNGLFRDTPQSQQAVAAYVDLAKQHALTPAQLALAWCKQVNGVSSTIIGATTLQQLQENITAFEVTLSEACLEAIKEILQHHPQPF, from the coding sequence ATGAAGTTTAATCGCTTAGGTTCTAGTAATATCCCTGTTTCTGAAATTTGTTTAGGCAGTATGACCTGGGGATTACAAAACACTCAGCAGGATGCTGATCAACAAATTCAATATGCTCTTGAGCGACAAATTAACTTTATTGATACCGCTGAAATGTATGCGGTGCCGCCAAGTCCTGAGACTTATGGAAAAACAGAAGCCATCATTGGTGACTGGATCCGCCGCCACCCATCACAACGCCAAGATTTGATAATCGCCACCAAAATAGCAGGACCTGGGCTCAACTGGGTACGCGAAGGCAGTCCTATGACAGCAAAAAGCGTGCAGTCAGCTGTCGAAGCATCCCTTAAGCGCTTACAAACTGATTATATCGATTTATATCAACTACACTGGCCAAATCGGACTTCACCGCATTTTGCCAAGCACTGGCCAAACATGATTGATTTCTCAGACATTGACGTCGATGAGCAAACCACGCAAATGCTCGACATTTTGCATGCGCTGGATCAATGTGTGAAGGCAGGTAAAATTCGCTATTGCGGCCTATCGAATGAAACCCCATGGGGGATCAGCCAATACCTCAAGCTTGCCCAACAACACAATTTACCTAAAATGGTCTCTATTCAAAATGAGTTTAGTTTGTTGCATAACAAAGACTGGCCATATCTGATTGAACAGTGCGTCCATGAAGACATCGCGTATTTACCTTGGTCTGCGCTTGCAGGAGGCGCTTTAACCGGCAAATACCTCAAAGGCGCTCGCCCAGAAGGAAGCCGCTGGACACTGGTACAACGAAATGGTTTGTTTCGTGATACACCTCAATCACAACAAGCCGTCGCGGCTTACGTTGACCTTGCTAAACAACATGCGCTTACCCCTGCACAATTAGCACTCGCATGGTGTAAGCAAGTCAATGGCGTTAGCTCAACCATTATTGGCGCGACAACCTTACAGCAGCTACAAGAAAATATTACTGCATTTGAGGTTACGCTGAGCGAAGCGTGTTTAGAGGCAATCAAGGAGATTTTACAACACCACCCACAACCGTTTTAA
- a CDS encoding chloride channel protein has translation MSLESLRRRLARPKTSVQLCLLGVCAGLIAAILIILFRLVIIAVQGMFLNEADNFAELSTLERFALPMVAALCIAIFADFTGFKHYRLGIPFVLHRIKQHYGNMPIWNAVNQFVGGALALISGFSVGREGPSVHMGATGASILGTWLHLPYNAMRTLAGCGVAAGIAASFNTPLAAVIFVMEVVLREYKVHIFVPIMLAAVTGALTTQFVFGTDTELSMIHVIPLSGWHIPYLILCGVVLGALAFSFNQNLMLIMRTFSKVNMFPRLILAGIITGMIGYLVPQAMGPGLSAIAISVSSPEDIQLLTTIFVAKLLATLFALGLGIPGGIIGPVIGLGVVIGSMMSYFGHYISPDVEVVGTYAVLGMAGLLAATLHAPLAALVAVMELTSSPTIIVPAIVVIVSAYVTALQLFGNRSIFLQQLEFQGLAYQVSPAVEALQKVGVLDEMDEDFKLLYSDDKQQIAETLNAVDAQTPLIVFDEEHGYRLAEYDLSLTAEETVSILYVPLEGVSSQSTLAEVFTVLNDKRSGAVYVYNKLDNKQIMGMIRWDHIRHILTIRNSLL, from the coding sequence ATGTCGCTTGAATCCCTCAGGCGTCGTTTGGCTCGACCAAAGACATCTGTACAACTTTGCTTATTGGGAGTCTGTGCTGGGCTGATTGCTGCGATCCTGATCATATTATTTCGTTTAGTAATTATTGCTGTACAAGGGATGTTTTTAAATGAGGCTGATAATTTTGCCGAACTCTCTACCCTTGAGCGCTTTGCTTTACCTATGGTCGCAGCACTGTGTATTGCTATTTTTGCTGATTTTACCGGTTTTAAGCATTACCGCTTAGGGATCCCCTTTGTACTGCATCGCATCAAACAGCATTACGGCAACATGCCGATTTGGAATGCGGTTAATCAATTTGTTGGCGGCGCATTAGCGCTAATAAGTGGTTTTTCTGTAGGCCGAGAAGGCCCATCAGTTCATATGGGCGCCACAGGTGCAAGTATTTTAGGTACCTGGTTGCATTTACCTTATAACGCCATGCGAACACTCGCAGGGTGTGGGGTTGCAGCTGGCATTGCCGCTTCGTTTAACACCCCTTTGGCCGCCGTGATTTTTGTGATGGAAGTGGTTCTGCGTGAATATAAAGTCCATATTTTTGTGCCTATCATGTTGGCCGCAGTAACCGGTGCCCTCACCACTCAATTTGTCTTTGGCACTGATACCGAGCTTTCGATGATCCACGTCATTCCATTAAGTGGCTGGCATATTCCTTATTTAATTTTATGTGGTGTGGTCCTTGGTGCGTTGGCATTTAGTTTTAATCAAAACTTAATGCTCATTATGCGTACATTTAGCAAAGTAAATATGTTTCCGCGTTTAATACTGGCAGGGATCATTACAGGCATGATTGGTTATTTGGTGCCACAAGCGATGGGACCAGGATTAAGCGCCATCGCAATTTCGGTTTCATCCCCAGAAGATATTCAATTACTGACCACTATTTTTGTCGCCAAATTATTGGCCACTTTATTTGCTTTAGGCCTTGGGATCCCTGGCGGAATTATTGGCCCAGTAATAGGCTTAGGCGTTGTGATTGGCTCAATGATGTCCTATTTTGGCCATTATATTAGTCCCGATGTCGAAGTCGTCGGCACCTACGCTGTTTTAGGAATGGCCGGGTTACTCGCTGCAACCTTGCATGCGCCTCTTGCCGCGTTAGTGGCGGTGATGGAATTAACCTCAAGCCCCACTATTATTGTGCCTGCGATTGTGGTGATAGTGTCTGCGTATGTAACAGCCCTTCAGCTATTTGGTAATCGTTCAATATTTTTGCAACAGCTCGAATTTCAAGGGCTCGCATACCAAGTATCACCCGCTGTCGAAGCATTACAAAAAGTCGGGGTGCTCGATGAAATGGATGAAGACTTTAAATTGCTTTATAGCGATGATAAACAACAAATTGCCGAAACACTCAATGCTGTTGATGCCCAAACGCCCCTAATCGTCTTTGATGAAGAACACGGTTATCGCCTAGCCGAATATGATTTATCCCTTACTGCTGAAGAAACCGTCTCGATTTTGTATGTGCCTCTTGAAGGCGTCAGCAGTCAATCCACATTAGCAGAGGTCTTTACCGTACTCAACGATAAGCGCAGTGGCGCTGTCTATGTTTATAACAAGCTTGATAACAAACAAATTATGGGCATGATCCGCTGGGATCATATTCGCCATATTCTGACAATTCGTAATAGTTTACTTTAG